From Phenylobacterium montanum, the proteins below share one genomic window:
- a CDS encoding glycoside hydrolase family 3 protein: MLIDPKNERFIDRVLAGMTVEEKVGQLVQADIASVTPEEAQRYHLGSILAGGNAAPGGDIRTGPKAWLDLVDAFQKAALSAPADRHPPIPIIFGIDAVHGDAKVRGATIFPHNVGLGATHDPALLQQIGRATAQEVSATGVDWTFAPTVAVARDVRWGRSYESYADDPALVAQYSAAMVTGVQGRLGSADFLAPGHTLSSVKHFLGDGGTLDGRDQGDNRSSETVLRDVHAAGYPPAIQAGAAIVMASYNGWQGAKMHGNHSLLTDVLKGRMGFNGFVVGDWNAQEEIPGCTKFSCPQAINAGIDMIMAPDSWRQFYDNTLDQVRRGVISESRLDDAVRRILRVKALAGLFDRPSAEARPGAGDFSAFGGAEHRGLARQAVRESLVLLKNQGGLLPLKPQARILVAGAAADDIGQQAGGWTVDWQGAHNTNADLPGATSIWSGIKAAVESAGGSASLSPDGHFTQRPDAAIVVFGERPYAEFVGDRETVEFSPNDKSALVLLRRLKAQKIPVIAVFLSGRPLWVNPELNAADAFVAAWLPGSEGEGVADVLFRRPDGQVDHDFKGRLSFNWPATGMPVRYPQSKQPTGVLFPRGYGLDYESHHAMAHLSEDAKVPPERRARDTFFHAGHVTAPWSIYVADPDAEVRLTMIDQPSPDGDLDTRHDGSAIRAAWSGGKPAVWRIGGGGRTVDLAEAAKVGQGLQLSFRVVGAPTGPVTLGQACGAGCAGSVDLTKALSAKTAGWASLTIPLACFAKAGADLSRIEDPVVLKTAGKLDLLIREARLAPASKAVCPGG, encoded by the coding sequence GTGCTGATCGATCCAAAGAACGAGCGGTTCATCGACAGGGTTCTGGCCGGCATGACCGTCGAGGAAAAGGTCGGCCAGTTGGTCCAGGCCGACATCGCCTCGGTCACGCCAGAAGAGGCGCAACGCTATCATCTGGGGTCGATTCTGGCGGGCGGCAACGCGGCGCCCGGGGGCGACATCCGCACTGGGCCCAAGGCCTGGCTGGATCTGGTTGACGCGTTCCAGAAGGCCGCCCTCTCCGCCCCCGCCGACCGCCATCCGCCGATCCCGATCATCTTCGGCATAGACGCCGTGCATGGCGACGCCAAGGTGCGCGGCGCGACCATCTTCCCGCACAATGTCGGCCTCGGGGCCACGCACGACCCGGCCCTGCTGCAGCAGATCGGCCGGGCGACCGCCCAGGAAGTCTCGGCTACCGGCGTCGACTGGACCTTCGCCCCGACCGTCGCCGTGGCCCGCGACGTCCGCTGGGGCCGCAGCTACGAGAGCTATGCCGACGACCCGGCCTTGGTCGCACAATATTCGGCGGCCATGGTCACCGGCGTCCAAGGCCGGTTGGGCTCGGCCGATTTCCTTGCGCCTGGCCACACGCTCTCGTCGGTGAAGCACTTCCTGGGCGACGGCGGCACGCTGGACGGCCGAGACCAGGGCGACAACCGCTCCAGCGAGACCGTGCTGCGGGATGTCCACGCCGCCGGCTACCCGCCCGCCATCCAGGCCGGCGCCGCCATCGTCATGGCCTCGTACAACGGCTGGCAGGGCGCCAAGATGCACGGCAACCACAGCCTGCTCACCGATGTGCTGAAGGGCCGGATGGGCTTCAACGGCTTCGTGGTCGGCGACTGGAACGCCCAGGAGGAGATCCCCGGCTGCACCAAGTTCTCCTGCCCCCAGGCGATCAACGCCGGGATCGACATGATCATGGCCCCGGACAGCTGGCGCCAGTTCTATGACAACACCCTGGACCAGGTGCGCCGCGGCGTAATTTCCGAGAGCCGGCTGGACGACGCCGTTCGCCGCATCCTGCGGGTCAAGGCCCTGGCCGGCCTGTTCGACCGCCCGTCGGCGGAGGCCCGGCCCGGCGCCGGCGACTTCAGCGCCTTCGGCGGCGCCGAACATCGCGGCCTGGCCCGCCAGGCGGTGCGGGAATCCCTGGTCCTGCTCAAGAACCAGGGCGGGCTTCTGCCCTTGAAGCCTCAGGCCAGGATCCTGGTCGCCGGGGCGGCTGCGGATGACATCGGCCAGCAGGCCGGCGGCTGGACCGTCGACTGGCAGGGCGCGCACAACACCAACGCCGACCTCCCGGGCGCGACCTCGATCTGGAGCGGGATCAAGGCGGCGGTCGAATCGGCCGGCGGATCGGCGAGCCTCAGCCCTGACGGACATTTCACGCAGCGCCCCGACGCCGCGATCGTCGTATTCGGCGAAAGGCCCTACGCAGAGTTCGTTGGCGACCGTGAGACGGTCGAATTTTCGCCGAACGACAAGAGCGCCCTCGTCCTTCTCCGCCGCTTGAAGGCGCAGAAGATCCCGGTGATCGCGGTGTTCCTCTCAGGGCGCCCCCTATGGGTCAATCCCGAGCTGAACGCCGCCGACGCCTTCGTCGCCGCCTGGCTTCCGGGCAGCGAAGGTGAAGGCGTGGCCGATGTGCTTTTCCGCCGGCCGGATGGGCAGGTCGATCATGACTTCAAGGGGCGCCTGTCGTTCAACTGGCCCGCCACCGGCATGCCGGTGCGCTATCCGCAGAGCAAACAACCAACCGGCGTTCTGTTTCCGCGCGGCTATGGCCTGGACTACGAATCGCATCACGCCATGGCCCATCTCAGCGAGGACGCCAAAGTCCCGCCGGAGCGTCGGGCGCGCGACACCTTCTTCCACGCCGGCCACGTCACCGCGCCCTGGTCGATCTATGTCGCCGATCCCGACGCCGAGGTGCGTCTGACCATGATCGACCAGCCGAGTCCTGATGGCGACCTCGACACGCGTCACGACGGCTCGGCGATCCGGGCGGCCTGGAGCGGCGGCAAGCCGGCCGTCTGGCGAATCGGGGGCGGCGGGCGAACCGTAGACCTCGCCGAGGCCGCGAAGGTGGGCCAGGGACTGCAGCTCAGCTTCCGCGTAGTCGGTGCGCCGACGGGCCCCGTCACGCTCGGCCAAGCCTGCGGCGCAGGATGCGCCGGATCGGTCGACCTCACCAAAGCTCTGTCGGCCAAAACGGCCGGCTGGGCCAGCCTCACCATTCCCCTCGCCTGCTTCGCCAAGGCTGGGGCCGACCTCAGCCGGATCGAGGACCCGGTGGTGCTGAAGACTGCCGGCAAGCTCGATCTTTTGATCCGCGAGGCGCGGCTGGCGCCGGCGTCCAAGGCCGTCTGTCCGGGCGGTTGA
- a CDS encoding YjhX family toxin, with product MNISKPEQRVLHALAQGGCIRLIRDERGRIEQIDCITREGYRLATCGRDMFSRLKRRRLIASRDGQPYRISREGLAAVRAQLDNR from the coding sequence TTGAACATCTCCAAACCCGAACAGCGCGTGCTGCACGCGCTGGCCCAGGGCGGGTGCATCCGCCTTATTCGTGACGAGCGCGGCCGCATCGAGCAGATCGACTGCATCACCCGCGAAGGCTATCGCCTGGCCACCTGCGGCCGAGACATGTTTTCGCGGCTGAAGCGCCGACGGCTGATCGCTTCCAGAGACGGGCAGCCCTATCGCATCAGCCGCGAGGGCCTAGCCGCCGTCCGCGCCCAGCTCGACAACCGCTGA
- a CDS encoding Spy/CpxP family protein refolding chaperone, whose translation MKGMILQRLISGLGLLLLLAGPAAAQSESAQPAPPAALIRLHDALGLTPDQEPAWRTYAAAITPSAAAQARHQQAAELMPRLPTPRRIALIEATMAADQADFRLQGLAVVHFYDLLSPAQQRIFDNQTAAPASESRPLRAPPG comes from the coding sequence ATGAAAGGCATGATCTTGCAGCGCCTGATTTCGGGCCTCGGCCTTCTGCTTCTGCTGGCCGGTCCGGCCGCCGCCCAATCCGAGTCCGCTCAGCCTGCGCCGCCGGCGGCGCTTATTCGCCTGCACGACGCCCTGGGGCTGACGCCAGACCAGGAGCCGGCCTGGCGCACCTACGCCGCCGCCATCACGCCATCGGCCGCGGCCCAGGCGCGACACCAGCAGGCGGCCGAGTTGATGCCGCGCCTGCCGACGCCGCGGCGTATCGCCCTGATCGAGGCCACCATGGCCGCCGATCAGGCCGATTTCCGCCTGCAGGGCTTGGCGGTGGTGCATTTCTACGACCTGCTCAGCCCGGCCCAGCAGCGGATCTTCGACAATCAAACCGCGGCGCCTGCCTCCGAAAGCCGGCCGCTTCGGGCTCCGCCCGGCTGA
- a CDS encoding TetR/AcrR family transcriptional regulator: MSAAVENSEYAPTGTVEELLQVAERMFAQQGVENVALTQIVAQAGQRNRSALHYHFGSRDGVLTAVMNRRLAPLNARREALVDALPADCSVPQILHAYAAPLAMVAIEEPWGPDYLSLLAQLTFHPQLLGSSSVEDQHLTGLRRCRRLLAGALPDVAPELLDQRLGWLRDSLVFALARWVRDTPAEARSAAALSALLDQIIIYGAAGLAAPVRPHP, translated from the coding sequence ATGAGCGCGGCCGTCGAAAACAGCGAATACGCCCCCACCGGCACGGTCGAAGAGTTGCTGCAGGTGGCCGAGCGGATGTTCGCCCAGCAGGGCGTCGAGAACGTCGCCCTGACCCAGATCGTCGCCCAGGCCGGTCAGCGCAATCGCTCGGCCCTGCACTATCATTTCGGCTCGCGCGACGGGGTGCTGACCGCGGTGATGAACCGGCGCCTGGCGCCCTTGAACGCCCGCCGCGAGGCCCTGGTCGATGCGCTGCCGGCCGACTGCTCCGTGCCCCAAATCCTCCATGCCTACGCCGCGCCCCTGGCCATGGTGGCCATCGAGGAGCCCTGGGGTCCCGACTATCTGAGCCTGCTGGCCCAGCTCACCTTCCACCCCCAGCTCCTGGGGTCGAGTTCGGTCGAGGACCAGCACCTGACCGGCCTGCGCCGGTGCCGCCGCCTGCTGGCGGGCGCCCTGCCCGATGTCGCGCCGGAGCTTCTCGACCAGCGGCTAGGCTGGCTTCGGGACAGCCTCGTCTTCGCCCTGGCCCGCTGGGTGCGCGATACGCCGGCGGAGGCCCGTAGCGCCGCCGCCCTGAGCGCCCTGCTGGACCAGATCATCATCTACGGCGCAGCCGGCCTCGCCGCGCCCGTTCGACCCCATCCCTGA
- a CDS encoding arylsulfatase: MSRKPPSGEDFHGVIGRTYAESKPWWPPAKFKDGAPNVVMVVLDDTGFSHFGCYGSSIETPNIDALAAGGLRFTSFHTTALCSPTRACLLTGRNHHAVGMRAISNFDTGFPNMRGAIPRSAATLAEILRDNGYATFATGKWHLAPMAECSAAGPYANWPLQKGFDRYYGFLQGETDQFFPELTSDNHFVDPPGGPEDGYHVSEDIVDKSAGMVRDLTSLVPERPFFLYLAFGAMHSPHQAPQAYLDKYRGKFDAGWDVVREEWFARQQELGVIPPGTRLAPRNPGVRPWTELSTNEQRFACRLQEAFAAMLEHTDHQIGRLVEFLKSVNQWDNTLFIVMSDNGASQEGGASGVLDEMKWFNGIRESVDEAVERLDDIGGPNSHCNIPWGWAQAGNTPLKWYKQNTHGGGVRDPLVMHWPKGIAARGEIRDQFCHVIDIAPTLLDVLGLGQPEVVAGVPQMPVHGVSLKPSFADGAARIERGAQYFEMLGHRGIWKDSWKAVTHHEPGTPFEEDKWELYHLAADFSEFEDLAEREPERLKALIDLWWEEADRHGALPLDDRGPFALFAASRRPGLPTSRSRFVYHPPISHIVTDACPPVARGWTTRLSLEHPEGAADGALVARGSINSGWALLVKDGRLVFDYNEFHHHARLEASAPLAPGAREIVLEVVRRPDGGGDVRLSVDGETAATGALPRLLFMISSTGMDIGRSLSPVTADYAAPFTYPGRIRQVVFEIPDLAAMGEVKAFVRAEMTRQ, from the coding sequence ATGAGCCGCAAGCCCCCCTCCGGCGAAGATTTTCATGGCGTGATCGGCCGCACCTACGCCGAGTCCAAGCCCTGGTGGCCGCCTGCCAAGTTCAAGGATGGGGCGCCCAATGTCGTGATGGTGGTGCTGGACGACACCGGCTTCTCCCATTTCGGCTGCTATGGCTCCAGCATCGAGACGCCGAATATAGACGCCCTGGCCGCGGGCGGCCTGCGCTTCACCAGCTTTCACACCACGGCCCTGTGCTCGCCGACCCGGGCCTGCCTGCTCACAGGCCGCAACCACCACGCGGTCGGCATGCGGGCCATCTCCAACTTCGACACCGGCTTTCCCAATATGCGCGGCGCCATTCCGCGCTCGGCCGCGACCCTGGCCGAGATCCTGCGCGACAACGGCTATGCCACATTCGCCACCGGCAAGTGGCACCTGGCGCCCATGGCCGAGTGCTCGGCCGCCGGCCCCTACGCCAACTGGCCGCTGCAGAAAGGCTTCGACCGCTATTACGGCTTCCTGCAGGGCGAGACCGACCAGTTCTTCCCCGAACTGACCAGCGACAACCATTTCGTCGATCCGCCGGGCGGGCCGGAGGACGGCTATCACGTCTCGGAGGACATCGTCGACAAGTCGGCCGGCATGGTCCGCGACCTGACCTCGCTGGTGCCCGAGCGGCCGTTCTTCCTCTATCTCGCCTTCGGCGCCATGCACTCGCCGCACCAGGCGCCTCAGGCCTATCTGGACAAGTATCGCGGCAAGTTCGACGCCGGCTGGGACGTGGTGCGCGAAGAATGGTTCGCGCGGCAACAGGAGCTGGGCGTGATCCCGCCCGGAACCCGGCTTGCGCCGCGCAATCCGGGCGTTCGTCCGTGGACGGAGCTGTCGACCAACGAGCAGCGCTTCGCCTGCCGCCTGCAGGAAGCCTTCGCCGCGATGCTTGAGCACACCGACCACCAGATCGGCCGCCTGGTCGAGTTCCTGAAGTCGGTGAACCAATGGGACAACACCCTGTTCATCGTCATGTCCGACAACGGCGCCAGCCAGGAGGGCGGCGCCAGCGGCGTGCTCGACGAGATGAAGTGGTTCAACGGCATCCGCGAGAGCGTCGACGAGGCGGTCGAGCGGCTGGACGACATCGGCGGCCCCAACAGCCACTGCAACATCCCGTGGGGCTGGGCCCAGGCCGGCAACACGCCGCTGAAATGGTACAAGCAGAACACCCACGGCGGCGGCGTGCGCGACCCCCTGGTGATGCATTGGCCCAAGGGCATCGCCGCCCGCGGCGAGATCCGCGACCAGTTCTGCCACGTGATCGACATCGCCCCGACCCTGCTCGACGTGCTCGGCCTGGGGCAGCCCGAAGTGGTCGCCGGCGTGCCGCAAATGCCGGTGCACGGCGTCAGCCTGAAGCCGAGCTTCGCCGATGGCGCGGCAAGGATCGAACGCGGCGCGCAGTATTTCGAAATGCTCGGCCACCGCGGGATCTGGAAGGACAGCTGGAAGGCGGTCACCCATCATGAGCCGGGGACACCGTTCGAGGAGGACAAGTGGGAGCTCTACCACCTGGCCGCCGATTTCTCGGAGTTCGAGGACCTGGCCGAGCGGGAGCCCGAACGGCTGAAGGCCCTGATCGACCTGTGGTGGGAGGAAGCCGACCGACACGGCGCCCTGCCGCTGGACGACCGCGGCCCCTTCGCCCTGTTCGCCGCCTCGCGGCGGCCCGGCCTGCCGACCTCGCGCAGCCGGTTCGTCTATCACCCGCCGATCTCGCACATCGTCACCGACGCCTGCCCGCCGGTGGCCCGCGGCTGGACCACGCGCCTGTCGCTGGAGCACCCAGAGGGCGCCGCAGATGGGGCCCTGGTCGCCCGCGGCAGCATCAACAGCGGCTGGGCCCTGCTGGTGAAAGACGGCCGGCTGGTGTTCGACTACAACGAGTTCCACCATCACGCGCGCCTGGAGGCGTCCGCGCCGCTGGCGCCGGGTGCGCGGGAGATCGTGCTGGAAGTGGTCCGACGGCCTGACGGCGGCGGCGACGTGCGGCTGAGCGTCGATGGGGAGACGGCGGCGACCGGCGCCCTGCCCCGGCTCCTGTTCATGATCTCCTCCACCGGCATGGATATCGGCCGCAGCCTTTCGCCGGTGACAGCCGACTATGCGGCGCCCTTCACCTATCCCGGGCGCATCCGTCAGGTGGTCTTTGAGATCCCCGATCTCGCCGCCATGGGCGAGGTCAAGGCGTTCGTTCGTGCGGAGATGACGCGCCAATAG
- a CDS encoding sulfite exporter TauE/SafE family protein — translation MLLGLFLVAAWAGTQNALAGGGSFVTLPALMLSGLDARAANIASTLALFPGQCATGWVGRKMVSGVNGLSFKALSLISLAGGAVGAVLLLSTPSPFFARLVPWLVLMATGLFAYGSFGPRRHAAEGGLDPRLAGGIQFLIAIYGGYFGGGIGFLMLAALTAAGLAVRTAGATKNVLASVMNAAAVAVFLFTPGVPWLRVGVVSAGAIAGGYGGALLLQKVDERLIRGFVVVLGLALTVGLFLRQPHG, via the coding sequence ATGCTGTTGGGACTGTTCCTGGTCGCCGCCTGGGCCGGAACCCAGAACGCCTTGGCCGGCGGCGGCTCGTTCGTGACCCTGCCGGCACTGATGCTGAGCGGGCTCGACGCGCGCGCCGCCAATATCGCCTCGACCCTGGCCCTGTTTCCCGGGCAATGCGCCACCGGCTGGGTGGGCCGCAAGATGGTCAGCGGCGTCAATGGCCTGTCGTTCAAGGCCCTGTCGCTGATAAGCCTGGCGGGAGGCGCGGTCGGAGCCGTGCTCCTGCTGTCGACACCTTCACCCTTCTTCGCCCGCCTCGTACCCTGGCTGGTGCTGATGGCCACGGGCCTGTTCGCCTATGGCAGCTTCGGGCCGCGGCGCCACGCCGCCGAGGGCGGCCTGGACCCGCGGCTAGCCGGGGGCATCCAGTTCCTGATCGCCATCTATGGCGGCTATTTCGGCGGCGGCATCGGCTTTCTGATGCTGGCCGCCCTCACCGCGGCGGGCCTCGCGGTCCGCACGGCGGGCGCCACCAAGAACGTCCTGGCCAGCGTGATGAACGCCGCCGCCGTGGCGGTTTTCCTGTTCACGCCAGGCGTGCCGTGGCTCAGGGTCGGGGTGGTCTCGGCCGGCGCCATCGCCGGCGGCTATGGCGGGGCGCTCTTGCTGCAAAAGGTCGACGAGCGGCTGATCCGCGGCTTTGTCGTCGTGCTGGGCCTCGCCCTGACCGTGGGCCTGTTCCTGCGCCAGCCGCACGGATGA
- a CDS encoding response regulator, producing the protein MAELQPQVLVIEDEALICMLLEDVLEGLGCAIVGPAMTVEQGEKLARSEALQFAVLDVNLGRGDSFGVADILAERGVPFAFITGYGKAGVRKDLQGAPVLQKPIDIDRLEQILRESAVI; encoded by the coding sequence ATGGCTGAGTTGCAACCCCAGGTCCTGGTGATCGAGGACGAAGCCCTGATCTGCATGCTGCTCGAGGATGTACTCGAGGGGCTGGGCTGCGCCATCGTCGGGCCGGCCATGACGGTGGAACAAGGGGAGAAGCTGGCGCGCAGCGAGGCCCTGCAGTTCGCGGTTCTGGACGTGAACCTGGGCCGGGGCGACTCTTTTGGCGTGGCCGACATCCTGGCCGAACGCGGCGTGCCCTTCGCCTTCATCACCGGCTACGGCAAGGCGGGCGTTCGCAAGGACCTGCAAGGCGCGCCGGTGCTGCAGAAGCCGATCGACATCGACCGGCTGGAGCAGATCCTGCGCGAAAGCGCGGTGATCTAG
- a CDS encoding HWE histidine kinase domain-containing protein: MAGAFAAAYLLVTLFAYQWTTGSASLAIFWPCNGILAAGLLLLPRGPALAITLVAAAVDFVSTCYVGRTPLGPAFVITVMDISEAFLAAVLIRRVGGAALNVTDLRRLGSMIFLAILPATLAVGTIGAVFFSQSFHQHFAAQWPKLVASDFLGMVIGAPTSLMIARMKRFDFGGTANPIERAGLLSLLVAVTLVVFVEPKGTAGLVVFPLVVLAAFRLSPPYMILGAVLMTIIAATCSSLGRGPFAIIDHSTPDASFMGLQSFLAAMVASAIVPMAALADKERTQRRLTRALDVARRSKHAAQQSTEQMRQVVKLQRLMVNELNHRVKNTLASVQSIASQTLRTAGSMPDARNTLNARLSALAGAHDILTRESWDGANLVDIVESAIGPYAGAGRIDISGPTVRLSPKAALAFSLTFHELCTNAAKYGALSAADGKVEVHWSLAGRTLHLDWVETGGPPAREPAHRGFGTRMILGLGRELSGMANMAFTEAGLRCMIKASIEPAQAFGESGWDG, translated from the coding sequence ATGGCCGGCGCCTTTGCGGCCGCGTATCTGCTGGTGACCCTGTTCGCCTATCAATGGACCACGGGCTCGGCCAGCCTGGCCATCTTCTGGCCCTGCAACGGCATCCTGGCGGCCGGGCTGCTGCTGCTGCCCCGCGGTCCCGCGTTGGCGATCACTCTGGTCGCCGCCGCGGTCGATTTCGTCTCGACCTGCTATGTCGGCCGCACGCCGCTGGGTCCCGCTTTCGTGATCACGGTGATGGACATCTCGGAGGCCTTCCTGGCGGCGGTCCTGATCCGCCGGGTGGGCGGCGCGGCCTTGAACGTCACTGACCTGCGCCGGCTGGGCTCGATGATCTTCCTGGCCATTCTGCCGGCCACCCTGGCGGTGGGGACTATCGGGGCGGTGTTCTTTTCTCAGAGCTTCCATCAGCATTTCGCCGCCCAGTGGCCCAAGCTGGTGGCCAGCGATTTCCTGGGCATGGTGATCGGCGCGCCCACCTCGCTGATGATCGCGCGGATGAAGCGCTTCGATTTCGGCGGCACCGCCAATCCGATCGAGCGCGCCGGCCTTCTGAGCCTGCTCGTGGCGGTGACGCTGGTGGTGTTCGTCGAGCCGAAGGGGACGGCGGGTCTGGTAGTGTTCCCGCTGGTGGTCCTGGCCGCCTTCCGCCTCAGCCCGCCCTACATGATCCTGGGGGCGGTGCTGATGACCATCATCGCCGCGACCTGCTCGTCGCTCGGGCGAGGACCGTTCGCCATCATCGACCACAGCACGCCAGACGCCTCTTTCATGGGATTGCAGAGCTTTCTAGCGGCCATGGTCGCCTCGGCGATCGTGCCCATGGCGGCCCTGGCGGACAAGGAACGCACCCAGAGGCGCCTCACCCGCGCCCTGGACGTGGCGCGGCGCTCGAAGCACGCGGCGCAGCAATCGACTGAGCAGATGCGCCAGGTGGTCAAGCTGCAGCGGCTGATGGTCAACGAACTGAACCACCGGGTGAAAAACACCCTGGCCAGCGTCCAGTCGATCGCCAGCCAGACCCTGCGCACGGCCGGCTCGATGCCGGATGCGCGCAACACCTTGAACGCGCGCCTGAGCGCCCTGGCCGGCGCCCACGACATCCTGACCCGCGAGAGCTGGGACGGCGCCAATCTGGTCGACATCGTCGAGAGCGCGATCGGCCCCTATGCCGGCGCCGGCCGGATCGACATCAGCGGCCCGACCGTGCGCTTGTCGCCCAAAGCGGCCCTGGCCTTTTCCCTTACCTTCCACGAGTTGTGCACCAACGCCGCCAAGTACGGGGCGCTGTCCGCGGCCGACGGCAAGGTTGAGGTGCATTGGAGTCTGGCGGGCCGCACCCTGCACCTGGACTGGGTCGAGACCGGAGGGCCGCCGGCGCGCGAGCCGGCGCATCGGGGCTTCGGCACGCGGATGATCCTCGGATTGGGGCGAGAGCTTTCCGGCATGGCCAACATGGCCTTCACCGAGGCGGGCCTGCGGTGCATGATCAAGGCCTCGATCGAACCGGCGCAGGCCTTTGGTGAAAGCGGTTGGGATGGCTGA
- a CDS encoding PDZ domain-containing protein — protein sequence MMRAVLVALAMLSLAGLATAQVPPGFSVEGDQFDPVIDLSGPDVALNAKGSDGGDYYLRSLVEKHTRMVVHQLHLTEVYTDSIRHSYSQAYDDSAAAHSLIVFNRLNLASGLGLYGAKSRYKEVMGLEISDEQMRAYARTGAAFKLRGRGGSSLIVEIPASLIQQQLAALSPYAAKPYDVDPRILPALPLGADWSERAGFGGSPPSEGGVRLTHIAAGSVAEIAGLQKGDWILDFAGQPTRSEAEMNAALTRLAFGDSITATVRRKDETLRLTLKF from the coding sequence ATGATGCGGGCAGTCCTGGTTGCGCTGGCGATGCTCTCGTTGGCCGGTCTCGCCACAGCGCAGGTCCCGCCGGGATTCAGCGTCGAGGGTGACCAGTTCGATCCGGTGATCGATCTTTCGGGCCCCGACGTCGCCCTGAACGCCAAGGGATCGGATGGCGGCGACTATTATCTGCGCAGCCTGGTGGAAAAGCACACCAGGATGGTGGTGCACCAGTTGCACCTGACCGAGGTCTATACCGACAGCATCCGCCACAGCTACAGCCAGGCCTATGACGACAGCGCCGCCGCCCATTCGCTGATCGTCTTCAATCGCCTGAACCTCGCCAGCGGCCTGGGGCTCTACGGGGCCAAGAGCCGGTACAAGGAAGTCATGGGCCTCGAGATCAGCGACGAGCAGATGCGCGCCTATGCCCGCACCGGCGCCGCTTTCAAGCTGCGGGGGCGGGGCGGTTCGAGCCTGATCGTCGAGATCCCCGCGAGCCTGATCCAGCAACAGTTGGCGGCGCTGTCGCCCTATGCCGCCAAGCCTTACGACGTGGATCCTCGGATTCTCCCGGCCTTGCCGCTGGGCGCAGATTGGTCCGAACGGGCCGGCTTCGGCGGCTCGCCGCCGAGCGAGGGCGGCGTCCGGCTGACCCATATCGCGGCGGGCTCGGTGGCCGAAATCGCCGGCCTGCAGAAGGGCGACTGGATCCTGGATTTTGCCGGCCAACCCACGAGGTCCGAGGCCGAGATGAACGCCGCCCTCACGCGGCTGGCCTTCGGAGACAGCATCACCGCCACAGTCAGGCGTAAAGACGAGACCCTGCGGCTGACCTTGAAATTCTGA
- a CDS encoding SanA/YdcF family protein has product MRNIARFVLTALLALVSLTAAAWTYVSHRTDRLIADAPQALAPAQAGLVLGTSQRLRSGAANPYFTGRIRAAAALFAAGKVRYLIVSGSQAHGGRGAGGYDEPADMRDALIASGVPAARIYRDYAGFRTLDSVLRAREVFGQDRVIVVSQRFHLQRALYLAERHGLAFQGLAADDVPLGWGWPIRLREAGSRLRAVGDIATDKSARFGGPPIRLGADPPT; this is encoded by the coding sequence ATGCGAAATATCGCCCGGTTCGTTCTGACGGCCCTGCTGGCGCTGGTTTCGCTGACCGCGGCGGCGTGGACCTATGTCTCGCATCGCACCGATCGCCTGATCGCCGACGCGCCGCAAGCCTTGGCCCCCGCCCAGGCCGGCCTGGTGCTGGGGACCTCGCAGCGGCTGCGCTCGGGCGCGGCCAATCCCTATTTCACCGGGCGCATACGAGCCGCGGCGGCCCTCTTCGCCGCGGGCAAGGTCCGCTATCTGATCGTTTCGGGCAGCCAGGCCCACGGCGGCCGCGGCGCCGGCGGCTATGACGAGCCCGCCGACATGCGCGACGCCCTGATCGCATCGGGCGTGCCGGCGGCGCGCATCTATCGCGACTATGCGGGGTTTCGCACCCTGGATTCCGTGCTGAGGGCCCGCGAGGTGTTCGGCCAGGATCGGGTGATCGTGGTCTCTCAGCGGTTCCATCTGCAAAGGGCGCTTTATCTGGCCGAGCGCCACGGCCTCGCTTTCCAGGGGCTGGCGGCTGACGACGTTCCGCTGGGCTGGGGCTGGCCTATCCGCCTGCGCGAAGCGGGCTCCAGGCTGAGAGCCGTCGGGGATATCGCCACGGATAAGTCCGCCAGGTTTGGTGGCCCGCCCATCCGGCTGGGCGCCGATCCGCCGACCTGA